One Amorphoplanes digitatis genomic window carries:
- a CDS encoding FmdB family zinc ribbon protein, with protein MPTYQYACTECGTPHEAVQSFSEPALTDCPNCSGKLRKVFNSVGIVFKGSGFYRNDSRTGNVSAEKAGSSSSSSDSKSDSSSTPATTPSSSSTPAAASASSSSSSSSSSSSSSGSGSSSSSSAAKSS; from the coding sequence GTGCCCACGTACCAATACGCCTGCACCGAGTGCGGCACCCCGCACGAGGCGGTGCAGTCCTTCTCCGAGCCGGCGCTGACCGACTGCCCGAACTGCAGCGGCAAGCTCCGCAAGGTCTTCAACTCGGTCGGCATCGTCTTCAAGGGCTCGGGCTTCTACCGCAACGACTCCCGCACCGGAAACGTGAGCGCCGAGAAGGCCGGTTCGTCCTCGTCGTCCTCGGACAGCAAGTCGGACTCGTCGTCGACCCCGGCGACCACGCCCAGCTCATCCTCGACGCCGGCGGCCGCGTCCGCCTCCTCGTCGTCGTCCTCGTCCTCGTCGAGCTCCAGCTCGTCAGGCTCCGGTTCGTCGTCCTCGAGCTCGGCGGCGAAGTCCTCCTGA
- a CDS encoding 5-formyltetrahydrofolate cyclo-ligase produces the protein MPDFAGEAEKSRTAKIALRDQLLAARRSLPPKTRASAAAAVQAALQNLVRAQQHTIIAGYVPVGPEPGGPDLPEALAGRLILPVLLPDNDLDWVRYEGPDSLRPGPRGLREPIGPRLGPEAVAQASLLVVPALAVDRSGLRLGRGGGSYDRALARAADAYSVALLHDGEFLPSVPAEPHDRRVRAVITPAEGLNETLDWTK, from the coding sequence ATGCCGGATTTCGCCGGTGAAGCGGAAAAATCTCGAACCGCGAAGATTGCGCTGCGCGATCAACTCCTCGCAGCACGTAGATCACTCCCCCCGAAAACCCGCGCGTCAGCCGCGGCCGCGGTCCAAGCCGCCCTCCAAAATCTCGTACGCGCACAGCAGCACACGATCATCGCCGGATACGTCCCGGTGGGTCCCGAACCCGGCGGCCCCGACCTGCCGGAGGCGCTGGCGGGCCGGCTGATCCTGCCGGTGCTGCTCCCGGACAACGACCTCGACTGGGTCCGCTACGAGGGCCCGGACTCCTTGCGACCAGGCCCGCGGGGCCTGCGCGAGCCGATCGGCCCCCGCCTCGGCCCCGAGGCGGTCGCCCAGGCGTCGCTGCTGGTGGTGCCGGCCCTGGCCGTCGACCGCTCCGGCCTGCGCCTGGGACGCGGCGGCGGCTCCTACGACCGGGCACTGGCCCGCGCCGCCGACGCGTACTCCGTCGCCCTGCTGCACGACGGCGAGTTCCTGCCCTCCGTACCGGCCGAACCGCACGACCGCCGGGTACGCGCCGTGATCACACCGGCCGAGGGCCTCAACGAGACGCTGGACTGGACGAAATAA
- a CDS encoding diguanylate cyclase codes for MTLRGRLTTAFLAVVLGPVLLGSFFVGMTVATVSRDRTVERLDHAATTVRTAIGAVCRQLQAAADAVAVLPEAGRRQAADQLVARGLASEIRIGAGVTAGQRDCATPVAGGAATAIVARAHQADVTVSAAQRLDVEFVNRLAASSGAAVTLLAGDGPGAGAALSSEPEPVSRRVAAALPGDGAGRGQQSVRGVPAEPGQPLPLAVSVANSDPTSLYAFLIFGVVIVAVVAVLVARRLARSTTRPLEELAWAVGKVADGELGTRVPVGRGDEIGRLAGTFNRMTRELQAYVQALTASRDQLRGHLAILGDTLSSTHDLHRILQVILQTALSATGARAGIVLLLDPVDGRLVARCAEGLTGRWDVPEADLPTLRLTPGAGILGAVAASGEPRRGVRGPGAGVLEEPACRSYVAVPICAPATVGDPLVPGDALAGGQPATLGVLALYDRLGGDEFDDPDLLTLRTFAGQAGVAVHNVRVHEEAQRLSLTDPLTGLWNYRYLRESLRREVERASRFGRMLTVLVLDLDHFKDVNDTYGHAAGDTVLGEFARRIRIGLREVDVAFRQGGEEFVVLLPETDAYGGVIVAERLGAAVREIPVPIDPRRQDSSTGQPVDRVAISVSIGIAVYPEHGTTAQQVLDAADDALYAAKNAGRDTYRLAETVPLPAAGVPDATVSTGVPEGQFDHVTGTDVAAPGASGGPQPPRQGRGR; via the coding sequence GTGACTCTGCGTGGCCGACTCACTACCGCTTTTCTGGCGGTCGTGCTCGGTCCGGTTCTGCTCGGGTCCTTCTTTGTCGGAATGACCGTCGCCACGGTGAGCCGGGATCGGACGGTCGAGCGACTCGATCATGCCGCGACGACGGTGCGCACCGCCATCGGTGCCGTATGCCGGCAGTTGCAGGCCGCGGCCGACGCGGTCGCCGTGCTGCCCGAGGCCGGGCGGCGGCAGGCCGCCGACCAGCTCGTCGCCCGCGGCCTCGCCTCCGAGATCCGGATCGGCGCGGGCGTCACCGCCGGGCAGCGGGACTGCGCCACGCCGGTGGCCGGCGGGGCCGCCACCGCGATCGTCGCCCGGGCGCACCAGGCCGACGTCACCGTCTCCGCCGCCCAGCGGCTCGACGTGGAGTTCGTCAACCGGCTGGCCGCCTCCAGCGGTGCCGCCGTCACGCTGCTCGCCGGCGACGGGCCGGGTGCCGGGGCGGCTTTGAGCTCAGAGCCGGAACCGGTGAGCCGGCGGGTCGCCGCCGCGCTGCCGGGGGACGGGGCCGGGCGCGGGCAGCAGTCCGTGCGCGGGGTCCCGGCCGAGCCCGGCCAGCCGCTGCCGCTCGCGGTCTCGGTGGCGAACTCCGACCCGACGTCGCTCTACGCGTTCCTGATCTTCGGTGTCGTGATCGTCGCGGTGGTCGCGGTCCTCGTCGCCCGGCGGCTGGCCCGCTCCACCACCCGGCCGCTGGAGGAGCTGGCCTGGGCGGTCGGCAAGGTGGCCGACGGGGAGCTGGGCACCCGGGTGCCGGTCGGCCGCGGCGACGAGATCGGCCGGCTGGCGGGCACGTTCAACCGGATGACCCGCGAGCTCCAGGCGTACGTGCAGGCGCTCACCGCGAGCCGCGACCAGCTGCGCGGCCACCTCGCCATCCTCGGCGACACCCTCTCCAGCACGCACGACCTGCACCGGATACTCCAGGTCATCCTCCAGACCGCGCTGTCGGCGACCGGGGCCCGGGCCGGGATCGTGCTGCTGCTCGACCCGGTCGACGGCCGGCTCGTGGCGCGCTGCGCCGAGGGGCTGACCGGGCGCTGGGACGTGCCCGAGGCCGACCTGCCGACGCTGCGCCTGACACCCGGGGCCGGCATCCTCGGCGCGGTCGCGGCCAGCGGCGAGCCGCGGCGGGGCGTCCGCGGACCCGGCGCCGGCGTCCTCGAGGAGCCGGCCTGCCGGAGCTACGTCGCCGTGCCGATCTGCGCGCCCGCGACCGTCGGCGACCCGCTCGTGCCGGGCGACGCGCTGGCCGGCGGCCAGCCGGCCACGCTCGGGGTGCTGGCACTCTACGACCGGCTCGGCGGCGACGAGTTCGACGACCCGGACCTGCTCACGTTGCGGACCTTCGCCGGGCAGGCCGGGGTCGCCGTGCACAACGTGCGGGTGCACGAGGAGGCGCAGCGGCTGTCCCTGACCGACCCGCTCACCGGGCTCTGGAACTACCGCTACCTGCGCGAGTCGCTGCGCCGGGAGGTGGAGCGGGCCAGCCGGTTCGGTCGGATGCTGACCGTGCTCGTGCTCGACCTGGATCACTTCAAGGACGTCAACGACACGTACGGGCATGCCGCCGGCGATACCGTGCTCGGCGAGTTCGCCCGGCGGATCAGGATCGGGTTGCGCGAGGTCGACGTCGCGTTCCGGCAGGGCGGGGAGGAGTTCGTCGTGCTGCTGCCCGAGACCGACGCGTACGGTGGCGTGATAGTCGCCGAACGGCTCGGTGCCGCCGTGCGGGAGATACCGGTACCCATCGACCCGCGCAGACAGGACTCCTCGACGGGGCAGCCCGTCGACCGGGTCGCGATCAGCGTTTCGATCGGCATCGCCGTCTATCCCGAGCACGGGACCACCGCGCAGCAGGTCCTCGACGCGGCCGACGACGCACTTTATGCGGCGAAGAACGCCGGACGGGACACGTACCGCCTGGCCGAGACCGTGCCGCTGCCCGCGGCGGGTGTGCCGGACGCGACGGTTTCGACAGGCGTACCGGAAGGGCAATTCGACCATGTCACTGGTACAGACGTCGCGGCGCCAGGCGCGTCCGGCGGGCCACAACCGCCGCGGCAGGGCCGCGGCCGATAG
- a CDS encoding UTP--glucose-1-phosphate uridylyltransferase encodes MTTKARESGRRAVKAVIPAAGLATRFLPATKAVPKELLPVVDRPVLQYIVEEAAAAGITDVLLVTGRGKTSMVDHFDRRPDVEARLEEKGDLERLAAVRRTSELADIYTCRQGEPLGLGHAVGVAASHIGDNAFAVLLGDEFVEEDKPLLPAMLDLQAQTGGIVLAFMEVKPEETSRYGIASVAPSAIGGDDIVEVTGLVEKPSPEESPSNLAVLGRYILPAKIFDAIQDTKPGSGGEIQLTDAMAALLADGTPVHGIIYRGHRYDTGMPLGYLQAVVQLAAKREDLGAEFRAWLGEFVAGGAKG; translated from the coding sequence ATGACGACGAAGGCCCGAGAGAGCGGCCGTCGAGCGGTGAAGGCCGTCATTCCGGCGGCGGGGCTTGCCACCCGCTTCCTCCCGGCGACCAAGGCCGTACCCAAGGAACTTCTGCCCGTTGTGGACCGCCCGGTCTTGCAGTACATCGTGGAGGAGGCCGCTGCGGCGGGCATCACCGATGTCCTGCTCGTGACCGGTCGCGGCAAGACCTCGATGGTCGACCACTTCGACCGGCGGCCCGACGTCGAGGCCCGGCTCGAGGAGAAGGGCGACCTCGAGCGGCTGGCCGCCGTCCGGCGTACCAGTGAGCTCGCCGACATCTACACCTGCCGCCAGGGCGAGCCGCTCGGGCTCGGCCACGCCGTCGGCGTCGCCGCCTCGCACATCGGCGACAACGCGTTCGCCGTGCTGCTCGGCGACGAGTTCGTCGAGGAGGACAAGCCGCTGCTGCCGGCGATGCTCGACCTCCAGGCGCAGACCGGCGGCATCGTGCTGGCCTTCATGGAGGTAAAGCCCGAGGAGACCTCCCGCTACGGGATCGCCTCGGTGGCGCCCTCCGCCATCGGCGGCGACGACATCGTCGAGGTGACCGGGCTCGTGGAGAAGCCGTCGCCCGAGGAGTCGCCCAGCAACCTGGCCGTCCTCGGCCGCTACATCCTGCCCGCGAAGATCTTCGACGCGATCCAGGACACCAAGCCGGGCAGCGGCGGCGAGATCCAGCTGACCGACGCGATGGCCGCGCTGCTGGCGGACGGCACGCCGGTGCACGGGATCATCTACCGCGGCCACCGCTACGACACCGGCATGCCGCTGGGCTACCTCCAGGCGGTCGTGCAGCTCGCCGCGAAGCGCGAGGACCTGGGCGCGGAGTTCCGGGCGTGGCTCGGCGAGTTCGTCGCCGGCGGTGCCAAGGGATGA
- a CDS encoding molybdopterin molybdotransferase MoeA: MTATADAEAAANELMPLAEYLGSVLRRLRALPPLDLDLTQAHGNTLANDVLAPHPYPAFDQSAIDGYAARWEDLAAAGRIGSHPSFGTFEGGPRPVRLNVVGDLGAASWRPVRLTPGTCFSVAAGAPLPIGADVVVPVHWTDQGMAAVEILHAPKRGSGVRRAGDELPVGRVLAPAGSYVTPAMVAVFAASGIGHVVVRPSPRVVVVATGDELVDVGRPSQPGQVVDANSHALTAAAVEAGALAYRIGICDDDPEGLRGLLEDQTLRADLIITTGGTGTGPGDMLRRVLSRRDHGRGAVGFTDVALCPGATLGFGTVGGEEVPVVCLPGEPGAALIGFEVLARPVIQLLAGAEPVFRPSVKAHLLETVSSPGGLREFRPAHVAERRGGGYTVQPLAGGPYTLSGLAEANGLLVLGERVTSAAAGSTVDVLLLDRRR, encoded by the coding sequence ATGACCGCTACGGCCGATGCCGAGGCGGCCGCCAACGAGCTGATGCCTCTCGCCGAATACCTGGGCAGTGTGTTGCGCAGGTTGCGGGCGCTGCCTCCGCTCGACCTCGACCTCACCCAGGCGCACGGCAACACGCTCGCCAACGACGTGCTCGCCCCGCATCCGTACCCGGCCTTCGACCAGTCGGCCATCGACGGGTACGCGGCGCGCTGGGAGGACCTCGCCGCCGCCGGGCGGATCGGCTCACACCCGTCGTTCGGGACGTTCGAGGGCGGGCCGCGACCGGTCCGCCTCAACGTCGTCGGCGACCTCGGCGCGGCGAGCTGGCGGCCGGTGCGGCTGACGCCCGGCACGTGCTTCTCCGTGGCGGCCGGCGCGCCGCTGCCGATCGGCGCCGACGTCGTGGTGCCGGTGCACTGGACCGACCAGGGCATGGCCGCGGTGGAGATCCTGCACGCGCCGAAGCGCGGGTCCGGTGTCCGGCGCGCGGGCGACGAGCTGCCCGTCGGCCGGGTGCTGGCGCCCGCCGGCTCCTACGTGACCCCGGCGATGGTGGCGGTCTTCGCGGCCTCGGGCATCGGGCACGTCGTCGTGCGGCCCAGCCCGCGGGTCGTGGTGGTGGCGACCGGCGACGAGCTCGTCGACGTGGGCCGGCCCAGCCAGCCCGGACAGGTCGTCGACGCCAACTCGCACGCGCTGACCGCCGCGGCCGTCGAGGCCGGCGCGCTCGCGTACCGGATCGGGATCTGCGACGACGACCCCGAGGGCCTGCGCGGGCTGCTCGAGGACCAGACGCTGCGGGCCGACCTGATCATCACGACCGGCGGAACGGGTACGGGCCCCGGCGACATGCTGCGCCGGGTCCTGTCCCGCCGCGACCACGGCCGGGGCGCTGTCGGGTTCACCGACGTCGCGCTCTGCCCGGGCGCGACCCTCGGCTTCGGGACCGTGGGCGGCGAGGAGGTCCCGGTCGTCTGCCTGCCCGGCGAGCCCGGCGCGGCCCTCATCGGGTTCGAGGTGCTCGCCCGGCCGGTCATCCAGCTGCTGGCCGGTGCCGAGCCTGTCTTCCGGCCCAGCGTGAAGGCGCACCTGCTGGAGACCGTCTCCTCGCCCGGCGGGCTGCGCGAGTTCCGCCCCGCGCACGTTGCGGAGCGGCGCGGCGGCGGCTACACGGTGCAGCCGCTCGCCGGTGGGCCGTACACTCTGTCCGGCCTTGCCGAAGCCAACGGTCTGCTGGTGCTCGGCGAGCGGGTCACCTCGGCGGCTGCCGGGTCGACCGTCGACGTGTTGCTGCTCGACCGGAGGCGATGA
- a CDS encoding GNAT family N-acetyltransferase, with the protein MMLGSMPGWPAVLADGSVLLRPYRRGDAQAWSEVRIANEAWLSPWESSPPGPWPEMNSVRAYYYVYRDMKRAARRGDSMPFVVCLREDDGSERLVGHINLGSIVRRAFSSAYVGYWVDSRVAGRGVIPTALALAVDHAFGAGGLHRVEINIRPENGPSRRVVEKLGFREEAYHPRYMHIDGAWRDHLGFAMTSEEVAAEGGLVARWRRLRAKAG; encoded by the coding sequence ATGATGCTGGGGTCCATGCCCGGATGGCCCGCCGTCCTGGCGGACGGATCCGTGCTGCTCAGGCCGTACCGTCGCGGTGACGCTCAAGCGTGGTCCGAGGTGCGGATCGCCAACGAGGCCTGGCTGAGCCCGTGGGAGTCCTCGCCGCCCGGGCCCTGGCCCGAGATGAACTCCGTCCGCGCCTACTACTACGTCTACCGCGACATGAAGCGGGCCGCCCGGCGCGGCGACAGCATGCCCTTCGTGGTCTGCCTGCGCGAGGACGACGGCAGCGAGCGACTGGTCGGGCACATCAACCTCGGCAGCATCGTGCGGCGGGCGTTCAGCTCCGCGTACGTGGGCTACTGGGTCGACTCGCGGGTGGCCGGGCGCGGGGTGATCCCGACGGCGCTGGCGCTGGCCGTGGATCACGCCTTCGGCGCCGGCGGGCTGCACCGGGTGGAGATCAACATTCGGCCCGAGAACGGCCCCAGCCGGCGGGTCGTGGAGAAGCTCGGCTTCCGCGAGGAGGCCTACCACCCGCGCTACATGCACATCGACGGCGCCTGGCGCGACCACCTGGGATTCGCGATGACCAGCGAGGAAGTCGCGGCCGAGGGTGGCCTGGTGGCCCGGTGGCGGCGGCTGCGCGCCAAGGCCGGATAG
- the sepX gene encoding divisome protein SepX/GlpR: MRVPTSVLLAVLAAAGLLALAPALVRRYDATERLAAERASSTARVLQRRRRLRTVPGRRPINPGRRYAVTSRTLTGDPLPVSAAPAPPPPSRRLRLVPARRPARRPRVRRRQTPAVVRRRRVFAALLLLNVIELIGVLAVGPGFWISFAVTGTLLGVYLVHLRNRAIADRHRRRIEAREAAWLAARQAEVRREQARRAAARREAQRRLAAQKEAVRRAAMGLDRDPSDLPAAVNGGSVSYRRGGGLRGRAYEAGGRGSSYPA, translated from the coding sequence GTGAGGGTGCCGACCTCGGTGCTCCTCGCCGTCCTCGCCGCGGCCGGGTTGCTCGCCCTCGCACCCGCGCTCGTGCGCCGGTACGACGCTACCGAGCGCCTGGCGGCGGAGCGGGCGTCGTCGACGGCTCGGGTGCTTCAGCGCCGCCGTCGGCTCCGCACCGTGCCCGGACGCCGACCGATAAACCCCGGACGCCGGTACGCGGTTACGTCGCGGACCCTAACGGGTGATCCATTGCCGGTCTCCGCCGCCCCCGCCCCGCCGCCGCCCTCCCGGCGGTTGCGGCTGGTCCCGGCCCGTCGGCCGGCGCGCCGTCCACGCGTACGCCGCCGGCAGACGCCCGCGGTCGTCCGGCGGCGGCGGGTTTTCGCCGCGCTGCTGCTGCTCAACGTGATCGAGCTGATCGGCGTGCTGGCGGTCGGGCCCGGCTTCTGGATCAGCTTCGCGGTCACCGGCACGCTGCTCGGGGTCTACCTGGTGCACCTGCGCAACCGGGCGATCGCGGACCGGCACCGGCGGCGGATCGAGGCGCGGGAGGCGGCCTGGCTCGCGGCGCGGCAGGCGGAGGTACGCCGGGAGCAGGCACGCCGGGCGGCGGCCCGCCGGGAGGCGCAGCGCCGGCTGGCGGCACAGAAGGAGGCGGTGCGGCGGGCGGCCATGGGCCTGGACCGCGATCCGTCGGACCTGCCGGCGGCGGTCAACGGCGGGTCGGTTTCCTACCGGCGGGGCGGTGGGCTGCGCGGGCGGGCCTACGAGGCGGGCGGCCGGGGGTCGTCGTATCCGGCTTGA